From Lysobacter lycopersici:
TGGGCCAAGTTGTGGCCGCAGCACATGACCGCCGAGGGTGCCGCGCGCCTCGCGGCTTCGGACCAGCACGCACCGGGCGTGTGGCGCACCAACGGCCCGCTCGCGAACCTGCCCGCCTTCGGCGAGAGCTTCAAGTGCAAGGCCGGCGGTTCGATGCAGTTGCCGGAGTCGAAGCAGACGAAGGTTTGGCGTTGACGCATCGACACCGACCGGACAACAAAAAAGCCCCGCGATGCGGGGCTTTTTATTTTTCGTCATTCCTTGGGGATGACATTCATTCCGAAAACAGCGCCATCAGCAGCCAGCAGACGACGAAAACCACTGGCGTCGTATAAAAGAAGAAGCGAGCAACGCCAATCTTTCTTTTCACATCTTCCGGAAAATCGTCTCGCGGCAATGAATTGTCCAACATCAATTCGACTGTCGCGATGGAATTTTTCCACCCGAGCGACTCCGCTAGCTTGCCAACCTTTCCGAAGTCCTCGAACAGCACACGGACAGCCCTGAGGGCACGTCTCGCAAAGTAAATGTAAAGCGCCACATATCCCACCGCAGGCCAGTAGAAAACATGTGCATGCATCGACTTCTTCCTACAGCCAAGCCTGACCGCCGTCCCCGGAGACTCTACCGCACGATCCTCGGCCTCGGCGGTCCGCGCCGGCCGAACGGCGGTTGCCCTCGCCAGTAGCGGATCATCAACCAGCCGAACAACATGCCGCCGAGGTGCGCGAAATGCGCCACGCCCGGCTGCAGGCCGGTGAAGCCCATCAGCAATTCAATTGCGCCGTACACGATCACCAGCGTCCGCGCCTTCATCGGGATCGGCGGGATCAGCAGCATGACGCGCTGGTTCGGGAACAACATCCCGTACGCGAGCAGCAGGCCGAACACGCCACCGGATGCCCCCATCGTGGCCCCGATTCCACCGGTGTTTGCAGCCATCCATGAAGTCAGCAGCAACTGGCAGATGCCTGCGCCGACAACGCAAACCATGTAGTAGTTGAAGAACCTCTTCTCGCCCCATGTGTATTCCAGCGGCGCGCCGAACATGAAAAGCGCCAGCATGTTGAAGGCGATATGCGCGAAGTTGGTCGGATCGTGCAGGAAGGCGTAGGTGACCAATTGCCAGGGTCGAAACCACTGCATGTCGCTGCCGGCGACATACGGCCATAGCTCGAGAAATGCGTATCGCTGCTCGCCCAGGGCCAACTGAAGGCAGAAGCAGACGATGTTCGCGATCAGCAATCCCTTGGTGACGCGAGGCAGGTTGAACGGCATGCAGGTCGTTCCGTGATGAGCGCGCCTATGATACCGGCATGCCGTGCAGCGACTTTTCACCCATCCCCGACATCGCCACCGGCGACCACGACGCGCTCGCGGACGCGCTGGCCACGCGCGGCACCTGCCGCATCCTCGGCCTGCCAGATGCCGATTCGACCCACGCCTTGCGCGAGGACCTGTTGCGCCTGACCGACGCCGGCGAACTCTCGCCCGCGGCGACCGGCCGTGGCGAGGGTCGTGCCTTGCAACCCACGCTGCGCGGCGACCGCACGCTGTGGCTGGACGATGCGCGTTGCGGCGCGGCGACCGGCGCCTTCCTCGCCTCGCTCGATGCACTGCGCGTCGCCTTGAACGAACGCCTGTTCCTCGGTCTCGCCGAAGTCGAAGCGCACTACGCGCGCTACGCGCCGGGCACCGGCTACGCGCGCCACCGCGACCGTTTCCGCGACAGCGATGCGCGCGTGATCTCGCTGGTCGCCTACCTCAACGACGACTGGAACATCGACGACGGCGGCGCATTGCGCCTGCACCTCGACGGTGGCGCAATCGACATTCCACCGCTGGGCGGCACCGCGGTCTGCTTCCGCAGCGAAATCGAACACGAGGTGTTGCCCGCGGCGTGCGAGCGATTGAGCATCGCCGCGTGGTTCCGCCGTCGTCCTTGATCCTTGCGGCTTTTGTGGGAGCGGGTTGAACAGCCATCCGGCTGTTAAAAGCGCCAGCCGCGACGGGAGTTCAAAATCAAAATGGATCCCGGCTTTCGCCGGGATGACGGCATCGAGGCCTACATCCCCCACACCTGCTCGTCGATGCTCGCATCCGCGCGCGGCATGCGCACGCGGCCATCGCGCACGTCCACGCCTTCGGCTCGCAACCGCTTCGCCTGTTCCTTGAATCCGCGCGACCCCGGCGGGAACGCGATGCGCCCGTCCGAACGCAGGATGCGGTGCCACGGCAGGCCGGGATCCTCGTTGCCGCTCAGCACGCGCGCCACCATGCGTGCGCGGCCGGGCAGCCCTGCACGGCGCGCGATATGGCCGTAACCGGCGACTTCGCCACGCGGAACGGCGCGGATCGCGGCTAGGATGCGCTCGATGGCGGACGCGGGTTCCATCTGCGGTTAGCATAGCCGCATCGTTCCCCCGGACGTCATTCAATGCAGAACTTCGAACAGGTTCGCGGCCACCTCGCCGCCAGCGGCTACCGCATCTCCATGCAGGAACCCTACGTGGTGTGCGTGGAACTCTCGCTCGACGGCGGCAAGCGCCACCAGGCGATCTTCCTGTCCGAACTGCAGGACGACGACGAACGCGCCTACCTGCGCGCGAGCACGGTGATCGCGCCGACCACCGGCATCGACGGCAAGCGCGCGCTCGCGTTCAACTGGGAAAGCCGCGTCGGCTACCTCGCCATCGGCGAACTCGACGGCGTGCCCTACCTGCAACTGTGCGAGAACCGCCCCTACGACAGCCTCGACGCCGCCGAAATCGATCGCCTCATCCTCGAGATCGGCGGCATGGGCGACCGCCTCGAGCACGTGCTCTCGGCCGGCGGGGATTTGTTGTAGGGCGGGTCTCGACCCGCCGTTGGGAAACGCTGATTGCGCGGAAATGGCGGGTTAAAACCCGCCCTACGCCCAACCGGCGACTTCGATCAACTTGTACAGCCCGTAGGCGACGCCGCCGGCGGCGGGGATCGTCAGTATCCATGCCCAGACGATGCGCTCGATCACGCCGAGCTTGAGCGCGCGCGGGTTCTTGGCGAAGCCCACGCCCATGATCACGGTGGAAACCGTGTGCGTGGTCGAGACCGGCATGCCGAAATGCGCAGCCGCCATCAGCACCGTGGCCGAACTCGTATCGACCGCGAAACCGTCCAGCGGATGCAGTTTCACCATCTTGTGGCCGAGCGTCTTGATGATGCGCCAGCCACCGGAGGCGGTGCCCGCGGCCATCACCAGCGCGCAGGTGACGACGATCCAGGTCGCGACGTCCTTCTCGCCCGCGCCCGCCGCCGGATGCAGGAAGGCCAGCCACGCCGGAAGGTCGTTGAAGGCGCCCGCGGCCTGCGCGCCGAACAGCGTCAGCGCGATCACGCCCATGGTCTTCTGCGCATCGTTGTGGCCGTGCGCGTAACCCATGTACGCGGCGGAAACGATCTGCAGCTTGCCGAAGATCGCGTTGATCCAGCGCGGTCGCGCGAGGCGCTTGAGCGGGCCTCCGGCGCGTTCCATGCCCGAGATCAGCGCCCATAGCAGCACCATCAGCAACACCCCGAGCACGAAGCCGACCAGCGGCGAGGTGACCATCGGGAAGAACACCTTCCAGACCAGGCCCTTGTTGTGCGCCCAGTCGCCGACGTTCTGCGCCCAGATCAGCGAATGCCAGTCGTTGTGCGAAGCCGACAGCGCCGCGCCGCACAGACCGCCGATCAGCGCGTGCGAGGACGACGACGGCAGGCCGAACCACCAGGTCAGCAGGTTCCAGGCGATGGCGCCGGACAGCGCGCACAGCACCAATTGCGAAGTCGCTTCGACGACGTCGGTGTTGACGATGCCGGTGGCGATCGTCGCCGCGACCGCGGTGCCGGTGAGCGCGCCGACCAGGTTCATGATCGCGGCCAGGATCACCGCCTGCCCCGGCGTCAGCACCTTGGTCGCGACCGAGGCGGCGATGGAGTTGGCGGTGTCGTGGAAGCCGTTGATGAACTCGAAGACGAGCGCGACCGCCACGACCACCAGCACGAGGGTCAGCATGGCTGCGGCGCCTTACGAATTCTTCAGCACGATCTGGTAGGCGACCACGCCGGCCTCGCGGCAGCGGTCGATGGCCTTCTCGAGGATTTCGAAGAACTCCTTGAGCAGGAACATCTCGCCCGCGTCGAGGCGGCCGGAATAGATGTCGCGGTGCAGTTCCAGGATCAGGCGGTCGGCCTCGGCCTCGAGCACGCGCAGGCGCTCGTTGAGCTTGCTCATTTCCTCGAGCCGCATCAGCCGCAGTTCGCCGACCATCTCCACCACCACGCCGGCGGCCTTCTCCAGCATCGCCGCGCGCGGGGCGAAATCGATGCCGTCGAGCCGGTGGCGGGCCAGCGCGAAGCGGTCGGCGAAGCGCTCGACCTGCTTGGGGATCTTGTACAGCGCCGAGGACAGCGATTCGATGTCCTCGCGCTCGATCGGGGTGATGAAGCTGTCGACCAGCGCCTTGCCGATCTTGTCGGAGGCAACGCGCTCGCGCTGGCGCGCCAGCTTGAACGCGTCCAGGCCCATGTTGCGGCCCGGGTCCTTGAGCATTTCGTACAGCGCCTTGGTGCTGTCGTGCGCGGCCACGGCGGCCTCGTCGAGCAGGATGAAGAACTGCTTTCCGGAACCGAAGATGGTCTGGAGTGAAAACATGGCGGGGCCCCGGGTTGCAAAACGATGGCAAGCCTATGGCCGAATTATGACGGTTTCGTGACCCCGCGGCCGCCCGGGCCGTCCGCGCGGGCCGGTGGCGGCACCTTGCTATGATGGCGCTGCGCCCCCGCGCACCCTATGGACGACGACATCCTCCCGCCGCCCCGCCGCCCCGCCGCCCCGCCGGCCAGCGCCACCCGCCTGCCTGGACAGGACAGCCGCGCATGCTGCAGCTGCTGATCGTCCTGTTGCTGGTGCTGTGCAACGCCTTCTTCGCCATGTCCGAGATGGCGGTGATGACTTCGCGCAAGATCCGGCTCAAGCAGATGGCCGCGCACAGCCGCGGCGCGCGCAAGGCCCTGTCGCTGGCCGAGCACCCAGAAAGCTTCCTGTCCGCGGTGCAGCTGTGGATCACCCTGCTCAGCCTGCTCACCGGCTACTTCGGCGGCGAATCCATGGGCGGCAAGATCGCGGAACCGCTCGCGCGGATCGACTGGCTGGCGCCGTATGCCGACCGGATCGGCTTCGTTGCCGGTTTCCTGATCATGCTGTTCCTGTTCGGCCTGGTCGGCGAACTGGTGCCCAAGCGCATCGGCACGCTGCGCCCGGAACAGATCGCCTCGGCGGTCGCCTATCCGATGGATTTCTTTGCGCGCGCGGCCAAGCCCTTCGTGGTCGCGCTGTCCTGGTGCACGCGCACGGTGATGCGCGCGATCGGCCTGGGTCAGGGCGATGCCGCGCACGTGACCGAGGAGGAAATCCGCCTGCTGGTGAGCGAAAGCCACGAGCAGGGCCTGATCGACGACGACGAACGCAACATGATGAACCGGGTCATGCGCCTGGGCGACCGCACCGCCGAAAGCCTGATGACGCCGCGCACCCGCATCGTCTGGCTCGACGCCGGCGCCGCGTTCGAGGAAAACCTCGCCGAGATGCGCGCCACGCCCTACTCGCGCTACCCGGTCTACCGCGACAGCGACGCCGACGTGCTCGGCGTGCTCGAAGTGAAATCGCTGCTCGACCGACTCGACGACCGCGAGCCGGACCTGTTCCGCGAACTGCGCCCGGCGGTGTTCGTCTCCGAATCCACGCACGCGCTGAAATTGCTCGAGATTTTCCGCGAGGAACAGCAGTCGCTGGCGCTGGTGGTGGACGAATACGGCGACGTCACCGGCATGGTCACGGTGAACGATTTGATGGGCGCGGTGGTCGGGCGCATCCAGTCCGGCGAGAACCAGGACAACGACCCGCTGGTGGTGGAACGCGACGACGGCTCGCTGCTGGTCGACGGCGGCCTGCCGGTGGAGGAACTGCGCGAACTGCTCGGCGGCGGTGCGCTGCCCGACGAGGACGAGCACGATTTCCACACCGCCGCGGGCATGCTGATCGCGCATTTCGGCCGCATCCCGCGCGTCGGCGAGCACTTCGACTGGAACGGATGGCGGATCGAGGTCGTCGACCTCGACGGGCCGCGCATCGACAAGCTGCTGCTCGAACGCATCGCGCAGGACGCGCGCCATGTCGAAGACGCCTGATCCGCGTCCGCGCGGACAGCGCACGCGGGAGCACGGCACCCGCGCGATCCTCGATCGCTTCGCCGACGGCGATCCGTCGCAAACCCTGCGCCTCGACGAACTGCTGTCCGGGCTCGGGCGTCGCGCGTTCGGCATGCTGCTGTTCGTGGCGTCGCTGCCGGCGTTCATCCCGATACCCGGCGGCGGCGCGATCGCCGGCCCGCTGATCGTGCTGATCGGCCTGCAGTTGCTGGTCGGATTGAGGCGGCCGTGGCTGCCGGGCTTCCTCGCCCGCCGCGGCCCGCGCCGCGAGGCGATGGCGCGCTTCGACCGCCGCCTGTCGCCGTGGCTGGCGCGACTCGAACACCTGATCCGCCCGCGCATGGCGTGGGTTCTCGATCATCGCGCGGCGGCCACGTTCACCGGGCTGTTGCTGGTGCTGCTCGGCGCGGTGACCTCGCTGCCGCTGCCGTTCACCAATTTCCTGTTCGGCGCGATGGCGCTGATGTTCGCGCTCGCGCTGCTGGAGCGCGATGGCGCGCTGATGCTGCTGGCATGGCTGGCGACCGGTGTCGCGGTCGCGGTCTCCGGCGTGCTCTCGGGAACGCTCGCCACGCAGGCGCTGCACTGGCTGCAGTCGCTGGGGAGTTCCTAGGGGCCAATGTTCCCCTGCCGCCGCAGCAGGGCGGCGAATTCGGCCGCGGCGACGGGATGGCCCAGCCAGAAACCTTGGGCGAGGTCGCAGCCGCGTTCGCGCAGCAGCGCGTACTGGCCTTCCTGTTCAACGCCCTCGGCGACCACGGTCATGCCCAGCGAATGCGCCATCGCGATGATCGCGGTCGCGAGCGCGAGGTCGTCCGGGTCGTCGAGCACGTCGGCGATGAAGCTGCGGTCGATCTTCACCCCGTCCACCGCCATCCGCCGCAGGTGGCTGAGTCCGGAGAAGCCGGTGCCGAAATCGTCCAGCCACACCCGCACGCCGAGTTCGCGCAGCGAGGCCAGCACGCCGCGCGCGCGCGGCTCGTCGCCGATCACCGCGGTCTCGGTCAGTTCCAGGTGCAGGAATTCCGGCGGCAGGGTCGAGGTCTTCAGCGCGCCGGCGACCAGTTCCGTGAGCGTGCTGTTGCGCAACTGCCACGGCGAGACGTTGACCGACACGAACGGCGGCGCCCCCGGCGACAGCGGCAGCCACTGCGCTGCGTCCTGGATCGCCTGCCGCAGCACCTCGCCGCCGATTTCCTCGATCAGCCCGCGCTGCTCGGCCACGTCCACGAACACCGTCGGCGCGACGTCGCCGTGCTCGGGATGGCGCCAGCGCAGCAGCGCCTCAGCGCCGACCAGCCTGCGGTCCGCGAGGTCGTACACGGGCTGGTAGACCAGCCCGAGCTCGCCGCGGCCCCAGGCGCCGTGCAGGTCCTGCTCGAGGCGCATGCGCCGCGCCACCGCCTGTTCCATCGTGCGGTTGTAGAAGCGGTAGCAGTTCTTGCCCGCGACCTTCGCCTGGTACATGGCGATGTCGGCGTTCTTCATCAGCGTGGTGCTGTCGGCGGCGTCATCGGGGAACACCGTGATGCCGATCGACGTGCCGAGGAACACGTCGCGACCCTGCATCGCGATCGGCCTGCCGATCTCGGCGACGACGCGCGCGCCCAGGCGCGCCGCCGCCTCGCGCGCATCGCCGGATTCGAACTGCACCATCACCACGAACTCGTCGCCGCCCAGCCGCGCCACCTGCGCCGCCTCGCCGGACTGCTCGCGCACGACCACGCGGATGCGTTCGGCGAAGGCGACCAGCGCCTCGTCCCCCGCGTCGTGGCCGAGGGTGTCGTTGACGCGCTTGAAATCGTCGATGTCGGCGAACAGCAAGGCCAGTTGCCGGCCACTGCCGCGCATCGTGGTCAGGCCGGCATCGAGCATCTCGCGGAACGCGAGCCGGTTGGCCAGCCCGGTCAACGGATCGGTATAGGCCATGCGCCGGGTATCGCGGTCGTGGCGCGCGATCGCGGTGCCCATGCGCCGGAACGAACGCATCAACTCGCCGATCTCGTCGTTGCGGCCGCTGTCGGCGATGCTGGTGTCGTAATTGCCGCGTTCGATGTCCTGGGCGGCGAGCGCCAGCGAACGGACCGGCGCGATCAACAGGCGTTGCACCATCAACCCGACGATGGCCGCGAGCAGCAGCAACAGGCCGAGGATGCCGCCCATGAACGCGACATGGCGGGAATTGATTTCGCTCAACCGCTCGCCGAGCCGCTTCGACGACGAGGCCTCCGCCGCGCGCAGCCCGGCCAGCGAATAGCCGACGCGCAGGCCGCCGATGCGTTCCTGGCCGAGGCGCAGCGGGGCCGAGACCTCGAGTACGTCGTCGGTCTGCTGCACGTGCACGCCGTCCGCGGCCCTGGCCTCGTAGGCGAGCGGGTCGCGCATCGGCTGGCCGAAAGTCGGGATGTCGACCGAGCCGTCGTGGAGCACGTTGCCGTCGCCGTCGTAGACGATCACGTAGCGCACGTTCGGCTGCTGCAGCAGCGCGCGCGCGGTGCGCCCGATCGCGTCGAGGTCGAAGTAGTACACCGGGTTCACCAGCGAATCCGCCGCCTGCGACACCGTGCTTTCGCCGCGGCTGCGCAGGCTGCCCGACACCATCTGGTGGATCTCGTTGCCGCTCTGCGCGAGGATTTCGCCCTGGGTTGCGTTCTGGCGCAACAGCAGCACGCCCAGCGCCGCCGCGACCAGCGCCAGGGAGATCGCGACGAGGGCGAGGAACTTGGCCTGCAGTCCGAACAGTGGCTTCATTCCACCTGGTCCTTGACCCGCAGCACGCCGCGCTGCAGTTCGTGCAGGGCGCGCATCGAATCCGCGTCGATGGGCGCGAAGCCGGTGGTCTGGAAGTATTGCGCCAGCGCGGTGCCCGCGTCGGGATCGGCGGCGGCATCGAGCAACAGTTGGCGCAGGCGCTCGCGGATGCGTTCGTCGAGCGAGCCGCGCACCATCTCCAGCGCGCGCGGATAGTCAGGCGTGGTGCCGATGACCTCCAGGTCGGGGCGGAACGCTGGCGTCACCAGTTGCGGGTTGTCCCAGTCGATGCTGCTGACCGCGCCGACGTCGACCAGGCCCTTCTGCACCCAGGTGACGATATTGCGTTCCGAACCCGCGAACAGGTAGCCGACATCGCCGCGCCCCGGCCTGTCGCGCGGCGACAGCAGCAACGTCAGCGGCAGGTCGCGCTGCAGCAGTTGCATCGCGGGCACGAAGTAGGCCGTCGTCGACGAGGTGTTCTGGAAGGCGATGCTGTGCCCGCGCATCCCGTCGATGCCGTCGATGCCGGAACCGCGCCGGGCGAAGAACACGGTGTGGTAGGTGTTGCGGCCGAAACGCTCGGTGAGCAGCAACGGGGTCGCCCCGGCGCGCGCTTCAAGCCACATGCCGCTGGCCGAAGTCTCGCTGACCCAGTCGACGCGGCCGCGGCGCAGGTAGCTGCCCATCTGCTGCAGGTTCTGCGCCATCAGGATCTCGCCCTTGCGGATGCCGAGGTCAGCCATGCGCGGGACGATGTAGTCGAGCAGCGGCTTGAGCTGTTCGTAATGGCTCTTGGGGTCGTCGCTGATGCGGCCGAGCACGAGCACGTGCGGATCGTCGCTGGATGCAGCCGCGGGCTTCGCCCAGCACGCCAGCAGGCAGCCAAGCAAGGCGAGGACTCGAAGGGACATTCGGCTGTTCGGCGTTCGCGGCGAAGACAGCCGCGAGCCTAGCGGAAAGCCGGCGCGGGCGCGAGGACGCTCAACGCCCGGACGCAAGCCGGGCCATGCGCTGGGCATCGGCGAGCACGCCGCGCAGCAGGCGCACCTCGCGTTCGTTCAGGCCGGTGCGCAGGAACAGCCTCCGCAGCTTGCGCATCGCCGATTCCGGCGCGCGACCCTTGTGGAAGTCGATCGCGTCCAGCGTGTCGGCCAGTTGCGCGAAGAGTCCCTCGAGCTGGGCATGGGTCGCGGGCGGATCGCCTTCCTCGCCCTCCCCGTCCGCTGGCTCGGCCGCGAGCATCGCCATGCGCAGTTCGTAGGCCAGCACCTGCACCGCAGCGGCCAGGTTCAGCGAGCTGTAGTCGGGATTGGCCGGGATATGCACCGCCGCGTGGCAGAGCTGCAGTTCGGCGTTGTCGAGGCCGGTGCGCTCGCGCCCGAACAGCAATGCGACCTCGCCGCCCGCCCGCGCGGTGTCCACCGCCTGCGCCGCGGCCTCGCGCGGCGACAGCATCGGCAGGGCGATGCGGCGGTCGCGCGCGGTGCAGCCGAGCACCAGCCGGCAATCGGCCACGGCTTCGGCGGGATCGCCGAGCACGCGCGCGGCTTCGAGCACGTCACCGGCCCCGGCGGCGAGCGCATCGGCCTCGACATGCGGGAATCGCTCGGGCGCGACCAGCACCAGCCGCGACAGGCCCATGGTCTTCAGCGCGCGCGCGGCGGAACCGATGTTGCCCGGGTGCTGGGTGCCGACCAGCACCATGCGCACGCGCCCGAATACGGCATCAACGGCTGGAATTGCGTTCGAATCGTCGCTCATGCCGCGAATGGTAAACTCCGCGCCCCGGCCCCCGCGCCGGCCTGCTCTTTTCCCTCGCCCGCCGCCCCTCCACGAGGTCCGTTCCCATGCAGAAGCCTGCCGTCACGCTCATGGTCAAGGCGGCCCGCGCCGGCGGCAGCGTGCTGCTGCGGAACATGCACAAGCTCGACGCACTGAACGTGGTCGAGAAGCAGCGCATGGACTACGCCAGCGAAGTGGACGGTCTGGCCGAGGAAGCGATCGTCAAGGAACTGCGCAAGGCCGGCCCCGAATACGCGGTGCTCGGCGAGGAAGGCGGGCACCAGCCCGCGCGTGGCGGCAAGAAGGCGAAGTTCACCTGGGTCATCGATCCGCTCGACGGCACCAGCAACTACCTGCGCGGCATCCCGCACTGGTGCGTGTCCATCGCCCTGGTCGACAACGGCGAACCGGTTCACGGCGTGGTGTTCGATCCGCTGCGCAACGAATTGTTCGTCGCCTCGCGTGGTTCGGGCGCGGTGCTCGACGACCGCCGCCTGCGCGTGGCCGAACGCCGCGACCTGGAAGGCGCCCTGCTCTGCACCGGCTTCCCTCCGCGCGAACGCGCGCGCGCCAAACCGCAGCTCGATTGTCTGAACGCATTGCTGGAACAGGCCGAGGACGTGCGCCGCACGGGCTCCGCCGCGCTCGACCTGGCCTATGTCGCCTGCGGCCGCTTCGACGGTTATTTCGAAGCCGGCGTGCAGCCCTGGGATATCGCCGCCGGGGTGCTGCTGGTGCGCGAGGCCGGTGGCCGCGTCTGCGATTTCCGCGGCGCCGCGTTGTCGCGCATGGACATCGCCGAGGCGCGCGGCCGCCAGGTCGTCGCCGGCAACGTCAAGCTGGTCGAACCCTTGCAGAAGACCATCGTCTCCAGCGGTTACGCCAAGGCGTTCGATTGATCGCTTCCCTCTCCCCTTGTGGGAGAGGGTGCCCGAAGGGCGGGAGAGGGTTCGGCACGCATTCCACCCCTCTCCCGATGCGCTTGCGCGCATCGACCTCTCCCTCAAGGGGAGAGGTGACAAGCAAAATTCAAGGCCGGCGCGCCAGCGCCTCCACGTCCTTCGCCTTCGGCATCAGGTCCTGCTTGGTGACAGCGAACGGCCGCACCGCCAGCATCGGCACCGCGACCACGACCGAGGACACCACGACGATGACCGCGCCGATCATGTGCGTCTCGGCGAGGCCCTGCATCGATTCGCCGCCATACAGGTACAGCGCCCACGCCGACAGGAAGAACATCACCGCGGTGATGATGGTGCGCGACAGGGTCTGGTTGATCGACTTGTTCAGCACTTCCAGAGGTTGCGCGCGCATGCCGCGGAAGTTCTCGCGCACGCGATCGAACACCACGATGATGTCGTTGATCGCGAAGCCCATCACCGACAGCAGGCCGGCGAGCACCGTGAGGTCGAACTCGCGGCCGGTCGCGGACACGTAGGCCACGG
This genomic window contains:
- a CDS encoding inositol monophosphatase family protein, whose translation is MQKPAVTLMVKAARAGGSVLLRNMHKLDALNVVEKQRMDYASEVDGLAEEAIVKELRKAGPEYAVLGEEGGHQPARGGKKAKFTWVIDPLDGTSNYLRGIPHWCVSIALVDNGEPVHGVVFDPLRNELFVASRGSGAVLDDRRLRVAERRDLEGALLCTGFPPRERARAKPQLDCLNALLEQAEDVRRTGSAALDLAYVACGRFDGYFEAGVQPWDIAAGVLLVREAGGRVCDFRGAALSRMDIAEARGRQVVAGNVKLVEPLQKTIVSSGYAKAFD